One stretch of Aeromicrobium fastidiosum DNA includes these proteins:
- a CDS encoding Lrp/AsnC ligand binding domain-containing protein → MAVQAYILVQTEVGKAADVARAIAAIDGVTLAEDVTGPYDVIVRAEGPSMDELGTLVVSRIQAVAGITRTLTCPVVRI, encoded by the coding sequence ATGGCCGTTCAGGCTTACATCCTCGTCCAGACCGAGGTCGGCAAGGCCGCCGACGTCGCCCGGGCGATCGCTGCCATCGACGGCGTGACCCTCGCCGAGGACGTCACCGGACCCTATGACGTCATCGTGCGGGCAGAGGGCCCCAGCATGGACGAGCTCGGAACCCTGGTCGTGTCCCGCATCCAGGCGGTCGCCGGCATCACCCGCACGCTGACCTGCCCCGTCGTCCGCATCTGA
- a CDS encoding thiamine-phosphate kinase, which produces MTSQASDGPTIGELGEFGLIAQVQAQIGGNRHVLLGPGDDAAHVSTNDGTFVVSTDLLVEGRHFRRDWSSAHEVGRKAAASNLSDINAMGGVATALTLGFGAPADLPAEWALEMVRGFELECSHVGAHIVGGDVTASDAIIIAVTAMGDAPRPVRRSGALPGDVVAYAGDLGLAAAGFATLSRGFRSPKAAVEAHKVPHPPYAAGPQAAGAGATAMTDISDGLLADLGHIAEASGVAIDLDSTAFVIPEAVATVGEALGRKALDFVLTGGDSYALVATFSSETNLPSGWTAVGRVSDGEGVTVDGQPYDGPEGHQHFR; this is translated from the coding sequence ATGACTTCCCAGGCCTCGGACGGACCCACGATCGGCGAGCTCGGCGAGTTCGGGCTGATAGCGCAGGTGCAGGCCCAGATCGGCGGCAACCGGCACGTGCTGCTGGGTCCGGGCGACGACGCCGCCCACGTCTCGACCAATGACGGAACGTTCGTGGTCTCGACCGATCTGCTGGTCGAGGGACGGCACTTCCGCCGCGACTGGTCGTCGGCCCACGAGGTCGGGCGCAAGGCGGCGGCCTCCAACCTGTCGGACATCAACGCGATGGGCGGGGTCGCGACGGCGCTGACGCTCGGGTTCGGCGCGCCGGCCGATCTGCCGGCGGAGTGGGCGCTCGAGATGGTGCGGGGCTTCGAGCTGGAGTGCTCCCATGTGGGGGCGCACATCGTCGGTGGCGACGTGACGGCGTCAGACGCGATCATCATCGCGGTGACGGCGATGGGCGACGCCCCGCGTCCGGTGCGCCGCTCGGGAGCCCTGCCCGGCGACGTCGTGGCCTATGCGGGCGACCTCGGGCTGGCTGCTGCGGGGTTCGCGACCCTGAGCCGGGGATTCCGTTCGCCGAAGGCGGCCGTCGAGGCGCACAAGGTTCCGCACCCGCCGTACGCGGCGGGGCCCCAGGCCGCCGGTGCCGGGGCGACCGCCATGACCGACATCAGCGACGGTCTGCTCGCCGATCTCGGACACATCGCCGAGGCGAGCGGCGTGGCGATCGACCTCGACTCGACCGCGTTCGTCATCCCCGAGGCGGTGGCGACGGTCGGCGAGGCGCTGGGCCGCAAGGCACTCGACTTCGTCCTGACGGGAGGCGACTCCTACGCCCTGGTGGCGACGTTCAGCTCGGAGACGAACCTGCCGTCCGGGTGGACGGCCGTCGGCAGGGTCTCCGACGGCGAGGGCGTCACGGTCGACGGCCAGCCCTACGACGGCCCGGAGGGACACCAGCACTTCCGCTGA
- a CDS encoding GNAT family N-acetyltransferase: protein MPLVLRRIGPDDEHALRAAADATAAAGERWSYRWRPDLPWADYVELVRRRETHAEPDDVAHAELIADVGGTIVGRSTIRLELDDFFRTLGGQIGYLVVPEHRGRGHATEILRQSLVFLRDEGVDGSVLVTCDDDNLASAAVIEKNGGVLESVVPGVADVPKRRYWIG from the coding sequence GTGCCCCTGGTCCTGCGTCGCATCGGTCCGGACGACGAGCACGCGCTCCGCGCCGCGGCGGACGCCACTGCCGCTGCGGGCGAGCGCTGGTCGTACCGCTGGCGACCCGACCTGCCGTGGGCCGACTACGTCGAGCTGGTGAGGCGGCGCGAGACACACGCCGAGCCCGACGATGTCGCCCACGCCGAGCTGATCGCCGACGTCGGCGGGACGATCGTGGGACGCAGCACGATCCGGCTCGAGCTCGACGACTTCTTCCGCACCCTGGGCGGCCAGATCGGCTACCTCGTCGTGCCCGAGCACCGCGGGCGCGGCCACGCCACCGAGATCCTGCGGCAGTCGCTGGTGTTCCTGCGCGACGAAGGCGTCGATGGCTCCGTGCTCGTCACCTGTGATGACGACAACCTCGCCTCGGCCGCCGTCATCGAGAAGAACGGCGGCGTGCTGGAATCGGTCGTGCCGGGCGTCGCGGACGTTCCCAAGCGGCGGTACTGGATCGGCTGA
- a CDS encoding amidase, giving the protein MNHEMTTRVHAFCDDALGDLDSVGVAAAVAAGHISAREAAEAAVARARQLNPALNAIQTPDFERGLAASDTPAAGILSGVPSFVKDNTAVAGLPTDQGSLAVRSRPAAADAPFTEQFRSTGLGVLGKTTMPEFGWNASAEWATLPPTRNPWHTDYSPGGSSGGAAALVASGVVPIAHANDGGGSIRIPAAACGLVGLKPTRDRVVPAAEASSMPVDVVSNGVVTRSVRDTAHFIAGTQQFRPAAGMKPLGLVEGPSDRRLRVGVVLDSVTGAPTDDDTRAAVLATVDRLTALGHDVVTVPIPGDAVRFMGAFKHYWSLLAFSSHHFGKQAMHSPDFDKSLTDPLTRGLARSFVRNAWRTPGAVRTLKRSEQVYRDAFTDVDVILSPTLGYVTPLLGHLNPSVDFPVLFQRLVEYAAFTPLNNASGSPAISLPLEQTADGRPIGVHFSAVHGDEQTLLEIAYELEADRPFARIQD; this is encoded by the coding sequence GTGAACCACGAGATGACCACCCGCGTCCACGCCTTCTGCGACGACGCCCTCGGCGACCTCGACTCTGTCGGGGTCGCCGCTGCTGTTGCCGCAGGACACATCAGCGCGCGGGAGGCGGCCGAGGCCGCCGTGGCCCGTGCACGCCAGCTCAATCCGGCACTCAACGCGATCCAGACGCCCGACTTCGAGCGCGGCCTGGCTGCGTCCGACACCCCTGCGGCCGGCATCCTCAGCGGCGTCCCCTCGTTCGTGAAGGACAACACCGCCGTCGCGGGCCTGCCGACCGACCAGGGATCGCTGGCCGTGAGGTCACGCCCGGCTGCGGCCGACGCCCCGTTCACCGAGCAGTTCCGCTCGACGGGGCTCGGGGTGCTGGGCAAGACCACGATGCCCGAGTTCGGGTGGAACGCCTCGGCCGAGTGGGCGACGCTGCCGCCGACCCGCAACCCCTGGCACACCGACTACTCCCCCGGCGGGTCGTCGGGCGGAGCGGCCGCGCTCGTCGCGTCGGGCGTCGTCCCGATCGCCCACGCCAACGACGGCGGCGGCTCGATCCGCATCCCCGCGGCGGCGTGCGGGCTCGTGGGGCTCAAGCCGACCCGCGACCGGGTCGTGCCGGCCGCCGAGGCCTCGTCGATGCCGGTCGACGTCGTGTCCAACGGTGTCGTCACGCGCTCGGTGCGCGACACGGCGCACTTCATCGCCGGCACCCAGCAGTTCCGGCCTGCCGCGGGCATGAAGCCGCTCGGTCTGGTCGAGGGACCGTCCGACCGTCGGCTGCGCGTGGGCGTCGTGCTCGACTCGGTCACCGGGGCACCCACCGACGACGACACCCGCGCCGCGGTGCTCGCCACGGTCGACCGCCTCACGGCGCTGGGTCACGACGTCGTGACCGTCCCGATCCCCGGCGACGCCGTGCGGTTCATGGGGGCCTTCAAGCACTACTGGTCGCTGCTGGCGTTCAGCAGCCACCACTTCGGCAAGCAGGCCATGCACAGCCCCGACTTCGACAAGAGCCTCACCGATCCGCTGACCCGCGGCCTGGCCCGCAGCTTCGTGCGCAACGCGTGGCGCACGCCCGGTGCCGTGCGCACCCTCAAGCGCTCGGAGCAGGTCTACCGTGACGCGTTCACGGACGTCGACGTCATCCTGTCGCCCACGCTGGGCTACGTCACGCCGCTGCTGGGCCACCTCAACCCGTCCGTCGACTTCCCGGTCCTGTTCCAGCGGCTCGTCGAGTACGCGGCGTTCACCCCGCTCAACAACGCGTCCGGTAGCCCCGCGATCTCGCTGCCGCTGGAGCAGACCGCCGACGGACGTCCCATCGGCGTGCACTTCTCGGCCGTCCACGGCGACGAGCAGACCCTGCTCGAGATCGCGTACGAGCTCGAGGCCGACCGGCCGTTCGCCCGCATCCAGGACTGA
- the recG gene encoding ATP-dependent DNA helicase RecG, with protein sequence MADLTTKIVNVLGDKTAKPLAKHFDMHVVGDLLRHYPRRYAELGKASNLADLRVGQHVTVLAKVVEAKNYSFGPGGKRTRTEVVVTDDTGARLSLTFFQQRWLADKMLPGKMCLFSGEVGAFNGRLQLTHPDYDLFDAEGDSASSRLSRGVVPIYRATGAVPTWKIESFVGMCLDALDDLDDPLPGDVRAARGFSDLRAALESIHRPHGMGEAVNAQKRLRFEEAFVVQTVFAQRRHALEQERASARPPVAHGLRDRFEQQLPFTLTDGQRSVVDEISTDLARTRPMHRLLQGEVGSGKTIVALMSMLQVVDAGAQTALLAPTEVLASQHFRGITAMLGDLAKGGMLGAADAATRVRLLTGSMGAKARNASLLDAASGEAGIVIGTHALIQDHVQFAELGLLVVDEQHRFGVEQRAALVDRAEVKPHVLVMTATPIPRTIAMTVFGDLEVSTLRELPAGRQPIQTTVVPAAERPAWLERGWQRVREEVAKGRQAYVVVSRIGGPDDDGTNETHSLVELHEELVGGQLHGLRVGALHGRMTPDEKDATMNAFAAGQIDVLVATTVVEVGVDVPNATAMVIMDADRFGMSQLHQLRGRVGRGSEAGLCLLVTGSEADSPARERLDAVASTTDGFELSRLDVELRREGDVLGAAQSGVRSSLRLLSVVKDGDVIDDARSAADELVAADPALSAHPALAAAVHDLEHSEHADYLERT encoded by the coding sequence ATGGCCGACCTCACGACCAAGATCGTCAACGTCCTCGGCGACAAGACGGCCAAGCCCCTGGCCAAGCACTTCGACATGCACGTCGTCGGCGACCTGCTGCGCCACTACCCCCGCCGCTACGCCGAGCTCGGCAAGGCCAGCAACCTCGCCGACCTGCGGGTGGGGCAGCACGTCACGGTGCTCGCGAAGGTCGTCGAGGCCAAGAACTACTCGTTCGGGCCCGGCGGCAAGCGCACGCGCACCGAGGTCGTCGTCACCGACGACACCGGCGCGCGGCTGTCGCTCACGTTCTTCCAGCAGCGGTGGCTCGCCGACAAGATGCTGCCGGGCAAGATGTGCCTGTTCTCGGGCGAGGTCGGCGCGTTCAACGGCAGGCTGCAGCTGACGCACCCCGACTACGACCTGTTCGACGCCGAGGGCGACTCGGCGTCGTCGCGGCTGTCGCGCGGCGTCGTGCCGATCTACCGGGCGACGGGCGCGGTGCCCACCTGGAAGATCGAGAGCTTCGTCGGCATGTGCCTCGACGCGCTCGACGATCTCGACGACCCGCTGCCGGGAGACGTCCGCGCGGCTCGCGGCTTCAGCGATCTGCGCGCGGCGCTCGAGAGCATCCACCGGCCGCACGGCATGGGCGAGGCCGTCAACGCCCAGAAGCGACTCAGGTTCGAGGAGGCATTCGTCGTCCAGACGGTGTTCGCCCAGCGCCGCCACGCTCTCGAGCAGGAGCGGGCCTCGGCCCGCCCACCCGTCGCCCACGGCCTGCGCGACCGCTTCGAGCAGCAGCTGCCCTTCACCCTGACCGACGGGCAGCGCAGCGTCGTCGACGAGATCTCGACCGATCTGGCCCGCACGCGCCCGATGCACCGGCTGCTGCAGGGCGAGGTCGGATCGGGCAAGACGATCGTCGCCCTGATGTCGATGCTTCAGGTTGTCGACGCCGGGGCGCAGACGGCGCTGCTGGCCCCCACCGAGGTGCTGGCCTCCCAGCACTTCCGCGGCATCACGGCGATGCTCGGCGACCTCGCCAAGGGGGGCATGCTGGGCGCGGCCGACGCCGCCACCCGCGTGCGGCTGCTGACCGGCTCGATGGGTGCCAAGGCCCGCAACGCGTCCCTGCTCGATGCCGCATCGGGCGAGGCCGGCATCGTGATCGGCACGCACGCGCTGATCCAGGACCACGTCCAGTTCGCCGAGCTGGGACTGCTGGTCGTCGACGAGCAGCACCGCTTCGGGGTCGAGCAGCGAGCCGCGCTGGTCGACCGCGCCGAGGTCAAGCCGCACGTGCTGGTCATGACCGCGACCCCCATCCCGCGCACGATCGCCATGACGGTCTTCGGCGACCTCGAGGTCTCGACGCTGCGCGAGCTGCCCGCGGGTCGCCAGCCCATCCAGACGACGGTCGTGCCGGCCGCCGAGCGTCCGGCGTGGCTCGAGCGGGGCTGGCAGCGCGTGCGCGAGGAGGTCGCCAAGGGGCGGCAGGCCTACGTCGTCGTGTCGCGCATCGGTGGCCCTGACGACGACGGCACCAACGAGACCCACTCGCTGGTCGAGCTGCACGAGGAGCTCGTCGGCGGTCAGCTGCACGGCCTGCGGGTCGGGGCGCTGCACGGCCGCATGACGCCCGACGAGAAGGACGCCACGATGAACGCCTTCGCCGCAGGCCAGATCGACGTGCTCGTGGCCACGACGGTCGTCGAGGTGGGCGTCGACGTCCCCAACGCGACCGCCATGGTGATCATGGACGCCGACCGGTTCGGCATGTCGCAGCTGCACCAGCTGCGGGGCCGCGTGGGTCGAGGATCCGAGGCCGGGCTGTGCCTGCTCGTCACCGGCAGCGAGGCCGACTCGCCGGCGCGCGAGCGGCTCGACGCCGTCGCCTCGACCACCGACGGCTTCGAGCTGTCGCGCCTCGACGTCGAGCTGCGACGTGAGGGCGACGTGCTGGGTGCCGCGCAGTCGGGCGTCCGGTCGAGCCTGCGGCTGCTGTCGGTGGTCAAGGACGGCGACGTCATCGACGACGCACGCTCGGCCGCCGACGAGCTCGTCGCCGCCGATCCGGCGCTGAGCGCCCATCCGGCTCTCGCGGCCGCGGTGCACGACCTCGAGCACTCCGAGCACGCCGACTACCTGGAGCGCACATGA
- the dinB gene encoding DNA polymerase IV, with product MTEGTVLHADLDAFYASVEQRDDPSLRGRPVIVGGGVVLAASYEAKARGVRTAMGGAQALRACPDAIVVPARFEAYTEASRAVFEVFHDTTPLVEGLSIDEAFLEVGGLRRIRGLPSTIATQLRVDVRERVGLPISVGVARTKYLAKVASAVSKPEGMLVVPVEGELEFLHALPVERLWGVGKVTSGKLRDARIRTVGDVAEMFESELVQLLGSGAGRHLYALAHNRDPRPVQTEKRRGSMGAQHAMGRGAHSPAELDLTLLSLVDRVTRRMRAAGRTGSTVTISLRFGDFTRSTSSHTLSRPTAHTVTVLDVARRLLASRAGVVEQKGITLLGVSLGSLDDQPAQLALPLDVTSGAELDDVIDAVRNKFGGKAVRRAVQLGSTDHLAAPHLPD from the coding sequence ATGACCGAGGGCACCGTGCTGCACGCCGACCTCGATGCGTTCTACGCGTCGGTCGAGCAGCGCGACGACCCCTCACTGCGCGGACGCCCCGTGATCGTCGGCGGAGGCGTCGTGCTGGCCGCCAGCTACGAGGCCAAGGCCCGTGGCGTGCGCACCGCGATGGGCGGCGCGCAGGCGCTGCGGGCGTGCCCCGACGCGATCGTCGTCCCCGCCCGGTTCGAGGCCTACACCGAGGCCAGCCGGGCGGTGTTCGAGGTCTTCCACGACACGACTCCCCTGGTCGAGGGGCTCTCGATCGACGAGGCCTTTCTCGAGGTCGGCGGGCTCCGACGCATCCGCGGTCTCCCCTCGACGATCGCGACGCAGCTGCGCGTCGACGTGCGGGAGCGGGTCGGGCTGCCGATCTCGGTCGGGGTCGCCCGCACCAAGTACCTCGCCAAGGTCGCCTCGGCCGTCTCCAAGCCCGAGGGGATGCTCGTCGTGCCGGTCGAGGGCGAGCTGGAGTTCCTCCACGCCCTTCCGGTCGAACGACTCTGGGGCGTCGGCAAGGTCACGTCGGGCAAGCTGCGCGACGCCCGCATCCGCACGGTCGGCGACGTCGCCGAGATGTTCGAGAGCGAGCTCGTGCAGCTGCTCGGGTCGGGTGCCGGCCGCCACCTGTACGCGTTGGCGCACAACCGCGACCCCCGTCCCGTCCAGACCGAGAAGCGTCGCGGGTCGATGGGTGCCCAGCACGCGATGGGCCGCGGCGCGCACTCCCCCGCCGAGCTCGACCTCACGCTGCTGTCGCTGGTCGACCGCGTCACGCGGCGCATGCGGGCCGCAGGACGCACCGGCAGCACCGTCACGATCAGCCTGCGGTTCGGCGACTTCACCCGCTCGACGTCGTCCCACACGCTGTCGCGGCCGACGGCCCACACCGTCACGGTCCTCGACGTGGCCCGCCGCCTGCTCGCCTCGCGCGCCGGCGTCGTCGAGCAGAAGGGCATCACCCTGCTCGGGGTGTCGCTCGGCTCGCTCGACGACCAACCGGCGCAGCTCGCCCTGCCGCTCGACGTGACCAGCGGTGCCGAGCTCGACGACGTCATCGACGCCGTACGCAACAAGTTCGGCGGCAAGGCCGTGCGTCGCGCGGTGCAGCTGGGGTCGACCGACCACCTGGCCGCGCCCCACCTGCCCGACTGA
- a CDS encoding DUF3515 family protein, protein MKRLALLAVVLVAGCSPGLGVDAYPTTAGSEVDCKALYADAPPKVAGEDSILVKDDTAIAWGAPPIILRCGVEKPAGLDPTTVQCNFVDGVDWYSETTADGFVFTTIGRSFYVSLEVPKEYDPASDALADVAVAVKKHDPSVTPCE, encoded by the coding sequence GTGAAGCGGCTTGCGCTGCTCGCGGTCGTCCTCGTCGCGGGCTGCAGTCCCGGCCTCGGGGTCGACGCATACCCGACGACCGCCGGCAGCGAGGTCGACTGCAAGGCGCTGTACGCCGACGCCCCGCCGAAGGTCGCCGGCGAGGACAGCATCCTGGTCAAGGACGACACCGCGATCGCGTGGGGCGCGCCCCCGATCATCCTGCGCTGCGGGGTCGAGAAGCCCGCTGGCCTCGACCCGACCACAGTGCAGTGCAACTTCGTCGACGGCGTCGACTGGTACTCCGAGACGACCGCCGACGGCTTCGTGTTCACGACGATCGGCCGCTCGTTCTACGTCAGCCTCGAGGTGCCGAAGGAGTACGACCCCGCGTCCGACGCGCTCGCCGACGTCGCGGTCGCGGTCAAGAAGCACGACCCGTCGGTCACGCCCTGCGAGTAG
- the coaD gene encoding pantetheine-phosphate adenylyltransferase: protein MTKVVCPGSFDPVTNGHLDIIERSARLFDEVVVAVLVNQNKQGLFTIDERLELLDRATAHLPNVTTASFVGLLVDFCTVHHVDAIVKGLRAVTDFDYELQMAQMNGSLTEVDTVFIPTSPEYSFLASSLVKEVAKHGGDVSALIPGFVNDELKKKYA from the coding sequence ATGACGAAGGTCGTGTGCCCCGGCTCCTTTGACCCCGTGACCAACGGTCACCTCGACATCATCGAACGATCGGCACGGCTGTTCGACGAGGTCGTCGTCGCGGTGCTGGTCAACCAGAACAAGCAGGGCCTGTTCACGATCGACGAGCGGCTCGAGCTGCTCGACCGGGCCACGGCGCACCTGCCGAACGTCACGACCGCCTCGTTCGTGGGGCTCCTGGTCGACTTCTGCACCGTCCACCACGTCGACGCGATCGTCAAGGGCCTGCGGGCCGTCACCGACTTCGACTACGAGCTGCAGATGGCGCAGATGAACGGCAGCCTCACGGAGGTCGACACCGTCTTCATCCCGACCTCGCCGGAGTACTCGTTCCTGGCGTCGAGCCTGGTCAAGGAGGTCGCCAAGCACGGCGGCGACGTCTCGGCGCTCATCCCCGGCTTCGTCAACGACGAGCTGAAGAAGAAGTACGCCTGA
- the rpmB gene encoding 50S ribosomal protein L28 has product MAAVCDVCAKGPGFGHNVSHSHRRTKRRFDPNIQRVRAVVNGTPQRVNVCTSCLKAGKVSR; this is encoded by the coding sequence ATGGCTGCGGTCTGTGATGTGTGTGCCAAGGGACCTGGTTTCGGCCACAACGTCTCCCACTCGCACCGACGCACGAAGCGTCGTTTCGATCCCAACATCCAGCGCGTGCGCGCCGTCGTCAACGGCACCCCGCAGCGCGTCAACGTGTGCACGTCGTGCCTCAAGGCCGGCAAGGTCTCGCGCTAG
- a CDS encoding DAK2 domain-containing protein codes for MGLTLNAAAFRAWTQLCAGALSAARSEIDALNVFPVPDSDTGTNAYLTFMSGADAVESQPGTAGFDELVKTYVDGLLTGAKGNTGVILSQLVRACFRDLSIDREVSAADVAQAFVAASDAAWAAVGAPVEGTILSVAKAAAAGATEAAEAGVDGRTVFGRAAAAAREALARTPEQMELLMRAGVVDAGGRALVVVLDATEQALTGRIPEQVAAHVPQPVQVAADDLSADGPSYEVMYLLEADDDQVPALRSRLMGLGDSLVVVGGERLWNVHVHVDDVGAAIEAGIAAGRPYRIAVTHFADQMARGPRQGRVIIAATTGEGLTALCREAGAQTLEFTRDRPLTVAEMSASLQDVGAGEIIVLPNNNRYIRQFVAAAQAARQDGVRVAVIPTHAQVQGLAALAVHDPGLGFDEVVVAMSSAAAHTQHGAVTFATEPGMTMAGAVGPGDVLGVVAGDFAVIGDDVLTVALEIIDRVLSPAGEMVTVVLGEGSEPGYEAAIASHLRAVRPDVDLVVYDGGQENYPLFIAVE; via the coding sequence ATGGGCCTCACCCTCAACGCCGCGGCATTTCGAGCGTGGACGCAGCTGTGCGCGGGTGCCCTGTCGGCCGCGCGGTCCGAGATCGACGCCCTCAACGTCTTCCCGGTGCCCGACAGCGACACCGGCACCAACGCCTACCTGACGTTCATGTCGGGGGCCGACGCCGTGGAGTCGCAGCCCGGCACGGCTGGCTTCGACGAGCTCGTCAAGACCTACGTCGACGGCCTGCTGACGGGGGCGAAGGGCAACACCGGCGTTATCTTGTCCCAGCTCGTGCGGGCCTGCTTCCGCGATCTGTCGATCGACCGCGAGGTCAGCGCCGCCGATGTCGCGCAGGCGTTCGTCGCGGCGTCCGACGCGGCATGGGCCGCGGTCGGCGCGCCGGTCGAGGGCACGATCCTGTCGGTCGCGAAGGCCGCCGCGGCCGGTGCCACCGAGGCCGCCGAGGCGGGCGTCGACGGCCGCACGGTCTTCGGTCGGGCCGCCGCGGCCGCACGCGAGGCGCTGGCCCGCACCCCCGAGCAGATGGAGCTGCTGATGCGCGCCGGCGTCGTCGACGCCGGGGGCCGGGCGCTCGTCGTCGTCCTCGACGCGACCGAGCAGGCACTGACCGGCCGCATCCCCGAGCAGGTCGCCGCCCACGTGCCGCAGCCGGTGCAGGTCGCGGCCGACGACCTCAGCGCCGACGGTCCCTCCTATGAGGTCATGTACCTCCTCGAGGCCGATGACGACCAGGTCCCGGCGCTCCGCAGTCGGCTCATGGGCCTCGGCGACTCGCTCGTCGTGGTGGGCGGCGAGCGGCTCTGGAACGTCCACGTGCACGTCGACGACGTCGGGGCGGCGATCGAGGCGGGCATCGCGGCGGGCCGGCCCTATCGCATCGCCGTGACGCACTTCGCCGACCAGATGGCCCGCGGTCCCCGCCAGGGGCGCGTCATCATCGCCGCCACGACGGGCGAGGGCCTCACGGCGCTGTGCCGCGAGGCCGGCGCGCAGACGCTCGAGTTCACCCGCGACCGTCCGCTGACCGTCGCCGAGATGAGCGCCTCGCTGCAGGACGTGGGCGCCGGCGAGATCATCGTGCTGCCCAACAACAACCGCTACATCCGCCAGTTCGTCGCCGCCGCCCAGGCCGCGCGGCAGGACGGGGTGCGCGTCGCGGTCATCCCCACGCACGCTCAGGTGCAGGGCCTGGCCGCGCTCGCCGTGCACGACCCGGGTCTTGGCTTCGACGAGGTCGTCGTCGCGATGTCGAGCGCCGCGGCACACACGCAGCACGGTGCCGTCACGTTCGCGACCGAGCCCGGCATGACGATGGCCGGGGCAGTCGGTCCGGGTGACGTCCTCGGCGTCGTCGCGGGCGACTTCGCGGTCATCGGCGACGACGTGCTGACGGTCGCGCTCGAGATCATCGACCGGGTGCTGTCACCGGCCGGCGAGATGGTGACGGTCGTGCTCGGCGAGGGGTCGGAGCCCGGTTACGAGGCGGCCATCGCCTCGCACCTGCGCGCCGTGCGGCCCGACGTCGACCTGGTCGTCTACGACGGCGGTCAGGAGAACTACCCGCTGTTCATCGCGGTCGAGTGA
- the rsmD gene encoding 16S rRNA (guanine(966)-N(2))-methyltransferase RsmD → MTRIIAGAFGGRRIQTPKGDGTRPTSDRVREALFSSLESELVGFDGVRVLDLFAGSGALGLEALSRGAEHAVFVEANAAAAGVVKRNLADLGASGNVVRTKVERWVQDGDSDLFGLVFVDPPYAMSTASVTDLVGAVAESLAETDALFVVERATRDPFVWPDDVEPMRSKKYGETTLWFGRPAVRSLP, encoded by the coding sequence ATGACCCGCATCATCGCCGGAGCGTTCGGCGGCCGTCGCATCCAGACGCCCAAGGGCGACGGCACCCGTCCGACGTCCGACCGGGTGCGCGAGGCGCTGTTCTCGTCGCTGGAGTCCGAGCTGGTCGGCTTCGACGGCGTGCGGGTGCTCGACCTGTTCGCGGGCTCCGGTGCCCTGGGGCTCGAGGCGCTGTCACGCGGTGCCGAGCACGCCGTCTTCGTCGAGGCCAACGCCGCGGCAGCGGGAGTCGTCAAGCGCAACCTCGCCGATCTGGGCGCGTCCGGCAACGTCGTGCGCACCAAGGTCGAGCGCTGGGTGCAGGACGGCGACAGCGACCTGTTCGGCCTGGTGTTCGTCGACCCGCCGTACGCCATGTCGACCGCGTCGGTCACCGATCTGGTGGGGGCGGTCGCGGAGTCGCTCGCGGAGACCGACGCGCTGTTCGTCGTCGAGCGCGCGACCCGTGACCCCTTCGTCTGGCCGGACGACGTCGAGCCGATGCGCAGCAAGAAGTACGGCGAGACGACGCTGTGGTTCGGACGCCCTGCGGTACGGTCGCTGCCATGA